A stretch of DNA from Pirellulales bacterium:
ATGTCAGGTCCAACTCCAATGCTTCGATCTGCTTAGCCATCGCACTGCCCTCAATTGAGAATAACGTTTCGGGGGCACCCCCCTTCTGCAACACTCCTTCCAACAGAGCAGATTTTCCACCAACAATCGAGACGCTCACCCAGCCGCTTCTGGTTGGCGAAGACCTGCTCGCGTAGTTCGTTCCAGCCCATGTCGAACTTGCCCGTGAACTTTTCGATCCATTCTTCGGTCGGCTGGTGCGGAGAATGCGTGCCGCCGGGAACGTAATACACGAAAAACGGCTTGTCTGGGGCGGCCGCGTTGAGGCCGTTCATGTATTTAATCGCTTCGTCCGCCAAATCGGTCGTCAGGTTGTAGCCGGGCTTGCCGACCCAAGGCGTGACCTGCGTCGTGTTTCGGAAGAGATACGGCGTCCATTGATCGGTCTCTCCCCCCATGAATCCATAGAAATACTCGAAGCCCATCCCGATCGGCCACTGATCGAACGGGCCGGCGATGCTGTATTGGTAGGTTGGCGTGTTGTGATTCTTGCCGAACCACGACGTGGCATAGCCGTTCTGCTTCAGGATCTCGCCAACGGTCGCATTATTGACCCCGATTGTGGAATCGTATCCGGGATAACCGGTCGATTGCTCGCCGATGATGCCGAAGCCGACCGAATGATGGTTGCGGCCGGTGATCAAGGCTGCCCGCGTCGGCGAGCAAAGAGCCGTCGAGTGGAACTGCGTGTAGCGCAGGCCCATCTTCGCGACGCGATCCATCGCGGGCGTGGGAATGATGCCGCCGAACGTGCCCGAAACGCCGTAGCCCTGGTCGTCGGTCATGATCAGAAGGATGTTCGGCGCGCCCTTCGGCGGTACGACTCGCGATGGCCACCAGGGTTTGGAATCCCGCGCGCTCAGGTTGATCACTCCGCCGAATTTCGGCGGAGGAGGCGGCAAATACTTCCCGTCGATCGTCGTTGTGGCGCTCGGCGAGCCTGGGACGCCGCTGACCACCGGCGCACCGCCCGGCGCCGCACTCGTGGCCGATACCGTCGAGTCCGCCATCGCCAAGAGTTGGCCTTTCGGCATTGCTTCCGTCAAGCAGACGGAACGATTCGCATTGTCAGAATTGTTCGCTTTGCCCTCGACCGAGTCGATCGTGGCATCGGCGGCCCTCGACCGACTGAACACTTCGGGACCGGCCGCGGCGATGACATAGCCGAGCACCGCCCCGATGGCCAAGAAAACGACGATCCGCAATTTAGCCGTGGTGTTCATTTTCATTTTCTCCCGCTGCAAGGACCGAGTAAGCCCCTCAATCTAAACCTAGAAAACTGGTACTTGTCTAAACTAGTTGCGATAATCCAGGGGGCTGACGCCGCCCGGCTCGTCAATCCAAATCCAGAATCTGATACTGCCCTTTGCTGTCCAGAACGGTCCCCCAAACTTTGTGCGCGCCTTGGTGCTCGGAGGGGCCGAAGGTGATCGGCGCGCCGATGCCTAGGTCGAGGTTGTGGATGGATTCCAGGGCTGCGATCAGAGAATCGGTGGTCAGGCTGCCGCCGGCCAGTTCGAGGGCATGCGCGAAGATCATCGCGTCGATGTAGCCCTCGAGGGACACGAACCCGGGCTTCTCGTTCGGATGGTACTTGCCGAGCAATTCCCGATATCTCGAAACGGCCGAGGCCTGAGAATCTCGATGCGGGACCACTTGAGTCACGATGATGCCGTCGCTGTACTTCGACCCGAGCTGGGTCAATTCATCCGCCAGGGCATTGCTGCCGACAAACGAGACGCTGGCGAAGATCGGGTCCTTGCCGGCATCTCTTACCAGTTGAATGAACCGCGCGGCGGGGCGGTAGGTGGGCACCATGATGACTGCCCGAAGGTCGCCGGCTTGCACGATCTTCGCCGCGGCATCGGCGACGTCGATGGTGTTCCGGACATAACCGACTCGCAACAATTTGTCGGGATCGCCGCCGAGCTTGCGAATCATCTTGACCACGCCACTGTAGCCCGCGTCGCCATAGCCATCCTGCTGGGCAAAGACTGCGATCTGCTCCGGCCGGATTTTCTTGATCTCGACGAAGTATTTGACGATCGCGGCCGTCTCTTCTTCGTAGCTCGCGCGGTAGTTGAAAACGAAACGATCGGGCGGGTCCTTCCGCAACAGCTTGGCGCCGGTGAAGGCGCCGAAGAAAAGCATTTGTTTTTCGAGCGCATAGGGCAGCGCCTTCTCTGCCGTGGGAGTGCCGACGTTTCCGATGACGGCGAACACCTTGTGCTTGTCGAACAGCTCCTCCATATTGGCGCGAGCGCGGTCGGGCTCGTAGCCGTCATCCAAGGCCACCAGGCGAATCTTGCGGCCCGCGATGCCGCCGCGCTGATTGACGTCTTCGAAGAAGGTTTCCAGCCCGACTTGCATCCCGCGGCCGAGTTCCTGCGCCGGTCCGTTGAACGGAGCGCTCATTCCGAGGACGATTTCCGCAGAAGTGACTCCTCGCGCGGTTTCGAGGGACGCCGATGGTCCCGAAGTCGGCCCCTTGGCATCGACTGTGCCCAGTGCGCTTGCGGCGCCCGCGCCGCCCGCGGAAAACGGCCCAGCCGGCGCGCCGGAATCCGAAGCGGCTTCGCGCGACGATTGCCACGGCCGCCAAACCGCCAATGCGATGAGCAGCAATACCGCGGCACCCAGCCCAGCGCCGATCCAAAGTCGCCGATTCTGCTTGCCAGGCGTCTTAATTCTCGGCATGGCTGCCGAGGAAACTGCCGGGCGAGTGCCAGATTGACTCGGCAGCTCGATCCGGGTTGCGCCCGAAAGCGTGGCTGCCACCGCTTGCAAGTCGGCAAGCATTTCTCCAGCCGACTGATACCGATCGGCGGGCGATTTAGCCATCGCTCGCGCGACAATCGCCGAACAAGCCGTAGGAACGGAGGTGTCGATCGAGCGCGGATCCGGAATCTCTCCCTGACAATGCCCAAACAT
This window harbors:
- a CDS encoding sulfatase-like hydrolase/transferase, producing MNTTAKLRIVVFLAIGAVLGYVIAAAGPEVFSRSRAADATIDSVEGKANNSDNANRSVCLTEAMPKGQLLAMADSTVSATSAAPGGAPVVSGVPGSPSATTTIDGKYLPPPPPKFGGVINLSARDSKPWWPSRVVPPKGAPNILLIMTDDQGYGVSGTFGGIIPTPAMDRVAKMGLRYTQFHSTALCSPTRAALITGRNHHSVGFGIIGEQSTGYPGYDSTIGVNNATVGEILKQNGYATSWFGKNHNTPTYQYSIAGPFDQWPIGMGFEYFYGFMGGETDQWTPYLFRNTTQVTPWVGKPGYNLTTDLADEAIKYMNGLNAAAPDKPFFVYYVPGGTHSPHQPTEEWIEKFTGKFDMGWNELREQVFANQKRLGERLDCWWKICSVGRSVAEGGCPRNVILN
- a CDS encoding ABC transporter substrate-binding protein, with amino-acid sequence MEENRSASQSGTSGKRPEPKFLETAAIASGSDTAPSRTPGSPAAAAAWIGRTLGKYEVIGVLGQGGMGVVFRGRDALIERDVAIKLLPEDLAEDETALARFLAEAKAAGKLNHANVVSIYEIGQEGRAYFLVMELIPGGSVADGLDLAHPRSLLDATRIAIDACKGLSAAHAVGLIHRDMKPANLMKTADGSVKITDFGLAKTTTARAREMTQAGMVVGTPYFMSPEQCDAKPVDVRSDIYSLGATYYSLLTGRNPYENSSSVIQVMFGHCQGEIPDPRSIDTSVPTACSAIVARAMAKSPADRYQSAGEMLADLQAVAATLSGATRIELPSQSGTRPAVSSAAMPRIKTPGKQNRRLWIGAGLGAAVLLLIALAVWRPWQSSREAASDSGAPAGPFSAGGAGAASALGTVDAKGPTSGPSASLETARGVTSAEIVLGMSAPFNGPAQELGRGMQVGLETFFEDVNQRGGIAGRKIRLVALDDGYEPDRARANMEELFDKHKVFAVIGNVGTPTAEKALPYALEKQMLFFGAFTGAKLLRKDPPDRFVFNYRASYEEETAAIVKYFVEIKKIRPEQIAVFAQQDGYGDAGYSGVVKMIRKLGGDPDKLLRVGYVRNTIDVADAAAKIVQAGDLRAVIMVPTYRPAARFIQLVRDAGKDPIFASVSFVGSNALADELTQLGSKYSDGIIVTQVVPHRDSQASAVSRYRELLGKYHPNEKPGFVSLEGYIDAMIFAHALELAGGSLTTDSLIAALESIHNLDLGIGAPITFGPSEHQGAHKVWGTVLDSKGQYQILDLD